AGATCAGGTTAAATGCAGGTCAAGTTGACTGCGTTAAATCAGATATTATCAAACCGAATATCCTCAAGCAAATTATCATTGAGTCGTATTATCAAACCGAGCTGTATTGTATTATTACATTATAGCTGCCAGGAATCTGGCTGTTTCTCCATTCAGAGCTTCCATGGCGTGCTTATAAGAGGAATCAAAGTAAATAGAATCTCCTTTATTCAGGATAATCTCATTATTGTGGATATAGACCTTCAGGCTTCCTTCCAGTACATAGTTAAATTCCTGCCCAGGGTGGGAATTGGTTTCAGGTTTTGCTCCGGGCGGTTTGGGCTCGACTGTCACTATAAAAAATTCAGCTTTCTTGTGAATAAATTTTTCAGCCAGGTTCTGGTACTTGTACTGCTTCCTTCTCTCAACGCTAACTCCTTTTCCATCCCGTGTGACTGTAAAAATATTCATGCGCGGCTCTTCTCCTGTCAGGAGGGTAGCCATATCCACGCGCAACTTCTGTGCGATCTCAAAA
The Methanosarcina thermophila TM-1 genome window above contains:
- a CDS encoding helix-turn-helix domain-containing protein; this translates as MQEKIKEIADRVRELRELSDFTVRDMAEYLQVSEETYEKYENGSEDIPASILFEIAQKLRVDMATLLTGEEPRMNIFTVTRDGKGVSVERRKQYKYQNLAEKFIHKKAEFFIVTVEPKPPGAKPETNSHPGQEFNYVLEGSLKVYIHNNEIILNKGDSIYFDSSYKHAMEALNGETARFLAAIM